A stretch of Fusarium poae strain DAOMC 252244 chromosome 2, whole genome shotgun sequence DNA encodes these proteins:
- a CDS encoding hypothetical protein (BUSCO:21814at5125), which translates to MLSIPRLHQQQFQLQQQLQNNSSNSHQQYPFAQNCHAEYNAASYSDIPRSNYDAEIAALSQQLPTELMQNENWGLTQQAQRQSRGAHQRESSLSSLGSSTAGPTSPFNNHHVSGPYIAITDANDQANSSSHYQLAKTMPSYAAYQNCGGMEQHAMPDMNYPVTLPGPTGKPRMDRGLMHAPEFLGGSTRSHPASVASSIAGDSPATPTVGETDVTERRRKGNNLYYSPIASTDSQSDLLGFPHVAPKLDRTMTDVYADELYSPNFAVASTPPSQAQVSMSPTNDVFNQRLHAANNQHLSAAHSPASSTSRDRSPFRTGSPLAPSPTHDFGNPNINQNLAFNSAQRIREQAKARQDAHFIQQQMNMKQEPETPKTISPKDAILEFNESEGDNNFPLFPQEPSFGMDQFPKSMMSSQESIPETNAQHQFHFLPPHGAPGITIPQEYPFIAHPARISHDSPPRLSSTGSSSNGSRNATPATRPTNTAADGGTYTCTYHGCTLRFETPAQLQKHKREGHRQTQTMGPARPRDNGMTSPSLLNSQAGPHRCDRINPSTSKPCNTVFSRPYDLTRHEDTIHNAKKQKVRCDLCTEEKTFSRADALTRHYRVCHPDMELPGKHRRRAGA; encoded by the coding sequence ATGTTATCGATTCCCCGCCTACACCAGCAACAATTTCAACTCCAACAACAACTTCAGAACAACTCTTCCAACTCCCATCAGCAGTATCCTTTCGCCCAAAATTGTCACGCCGAATACAACGCTGCTTCTTACTCGGATATTCCAAGATCGAATTACGACGCCGAGATTGCTGCTCTGAGCCAGCAATTACCTACCGAGCTCATGCAGAACGAAAACTGGGGACTCACCCAGCAGGCTCAAAGACAGTCTCGCGGCGCTCACCAGCGCGAATCCTCATTGTCATCGCTTGGATCATCTACTGCAGGACCTACTTCTCCTTTTAACAACCACCACGTATCGGGCCCATACATCGCCATCACAGACGCCAACGACCAAGCCAATTCGTCATCACACTACCAACTAGCCAAGACAATGCCTTCGTATGCAGCATATCAAAACTGCGGAGGAATGGAACAACACGCCATGCCTGATATGAACTACCCGGTTACACTTCCTGGACCTACTGGCAAGCCAAGGATGGACCGAGGACTCATGCACGCTCCTGAATTCCTTGGTGGCTCTACCCGTTCTCACCCTGCCTCGGTAGCGAGTTCCATCGCAGGCGACTCACCCGCCACCCCTACAGTTGGCGAAACAGATGTCacagagagaagaagaaaaggtaaCAACCTTTATTACTCACCAATTGCAAGCACGGACTCACAATCTGATCTTCTAGGCTTTCCACACGTTGCCCCAAAACTCGACAGAACCATGACGGATGTCTACGCCGATGAACTTTACAGTCCCAATTTCGCCGTCGCATCTACGCCTccttctcaagctcaagtATCAATGTCACCCACAAACGACGTTTTCAACCAGCGTCTTCACGCGGCCAATAACCAGCATCTCAGCGCTGCCCATTCACCAGCCTCCAGCACTTCACGGGACAGATCGCCTTTCCGCACAGGTTCCCCTCTCGCACCATCACCTACCCACGATTTTGGAAACCCTAACATTAATCAAAACCTGGCTTTCAACAGCGCTCAGCGCATCCGAGAGCAAGCCAAGGCTCGGCAAGACGCCCACTTCATTCAACAGCAGATGAACATGAAGCAGGAACCTGAGACACCAAAGACCATTTCTCCTAAGGACGCTATTCTGGAGTTTAACGAGTCTGAGGGCGATAATAACTTCCCCCTCTTCCCTCAGGAACCTAGCTTCGGCATGGACCAGTTTCCCAAGTCTATGATGAGTTCGCAGGAGTCGATTCCTGAAACAAATGCTCAACATCAGTTCCattttcttcctcctcacgGAGCTCCTGGCATCACAATACCACAGGAATACCCATTCATCGCACACCCAGCACGGATCAGCCATGATAGCCCTCCTCGTCTGAGTTCAACTGGCTCGAGCTCAAACGGGTCCCGCAACGCCACTCCTGCAACTCGCCCTACCAACACTGCCGCCGATGGTGGCACTTACACTTGCACATATCACGGCTGCACTTTACGATTCGAAACACCTGCACAGCTTCAGAAGCACAAACGAGAAGGTCACCGTCAGACACAGACAATGGGCCCTGCTCGCCCTCGTGATAATGGCATGACATCTCCATCACTATTGAACAGCCAGGCTGGCCCTCATCGCTGTGATCGAATCAACCCAAGTACTAGCAAGCCCTGCAACACCGTTTTCTCTCGGCCATACGACCTTACCCGCCACGAGGATACTATTCACAACGCTAAAAAGCAAAAGGTGCGATGTGACCTCTGCACTGAAGAGAAGACATTCAGCCGTGCAGACGCACTTACCAGACATTACCGGGTGTGCCATCCGGACATGGAGCTCCCGGGCAAGCACAGACGACGTGCCGGTGCTTGA
- the MSP41 gene encoding Pre-mRNA-splicing factor syf1 (BUSCO:4742at5125), with protein MAPIVPALSWARRQPQLHLVSNEDSVYEQDILRDPGSVKPWLTYIEFKTRHGSILEQAYVMERACTQLPRSYKLWKLYLSFRVKHVAKLNSALFDKEYRKVNALFEKALNLLHKMPRIWEMYLRFLTKQPLVTLTRHVFDRALRALPITQHNRIWAIYRPFANSAAGKTAVKIWRRYMQVHPEDAEDFIELLVQNGLYTEAALKFIEVLNNTRFNSKHGKGHYELWSEMVDLLVAHAADIETGHETGIDAERIIRSGISRFADQRGKLWSGLATYWIRRGSFERARDVFEEGITTVMTVRDFTLIFEAYTEFEESIIGALMEVASGRAEKGVEDENADFELDIRMMRFEQLMDRRPFLLNDVLLRQNPNNVPEWEKRVALWGDNKKEVAQTYTDAIAAIQPKRAVGAFHQLWANYAKFYERGGDLRNARVIMEKAIKVPFKSVAELADMWIEWAEMELRNENFDDAVRIMAKAVQAPKRSTVDYFDETLSPQQRVHKSWKLWSFYVDLVESVSTLDETKKVYERIFELRIATPQTVVNYANLLEEHKYYEESFKIYERGLDLFSYPVAFELWNLYLTKAADRKIGIERLRDLFEQAVEDCPPKFAKTIYLMYGNLEEERGLARHAMRIYERATRAVADEDRADMFNFYITKSASNFGLTSTRPIYERAIAALPDAEAKDMCLKFADMEKRLGEIDRARAIYGHASQFCDPRTSPDFWTKWEQFEVQHGNEDTFKEMLRIKRSVQAQYNTDVNFIASQALARSQRQPEGAEDAEITDAMAALERQSRAPQGFVAASTGPVGGNPTMVAAPSNPDAIEIDGLDD; from the exons ATGGCCCCAATCGTCCCGGCCCTGAGTTGGGCGCGCAGGCAGCCTCAGCTGCATCTTGTG TCCAACGAAGACTCTGTCTACGAGCAAGATATCCTTCGCGATCCCGGTAGTGTCAAGCCATGGCTGACATATATCGAATTCAAAACTCGGCACGGTTCAATACTTGAGCAAGCATATGTGATGGAGCGGGCCTGCACCCAGTTACCTCGGTCATACAAATTATGGAAGTTG TATCTATCATTTCGAGTCAAGCACGTCGCCAAACTGAATTCAGCTTTGTTCGACAAGGAATATCGCAAAGTCAACGCCCTCTTTGAAAAAGCTCTCAACCTGCTCCACAAGATGCCGCGAATTTGGGAAATGTACCTTCGGTTCTTGACAAAGCAGCCACTCGTTACTCTGACACGACATGTATTCGATCGAGCCTTGAGAGCCCTCCCAATAACACAGCATAACCGCATATGGGCCATCTATAGGCCTTTTGCCAACTCTGCTGCTGGGAAAACTGCCGTGAAGATCTGGCGACGCTATATGCAGGTGCATCCTGAAGACGCCGAAGACTTTATCGAACTTCTCGTGCAAAATGGTCTATACACTGAGGCTGCGCTCAAGTTTATCGAAGTTCTCAACAATACTAGATTTAACAGCAAGCACGGCAAGGGCCACTACGAACTCTGGAGCGAAATGGTTGATTTGCTTGTCGCCCATGCGGCTGACATCGAAACTGGACATGAAACAGGAATCGACGCCGAGCGGATTATTCGAAGTGGTATCTCCAGGTTTGCTGATCAGCGAGGGAAGCTCTGGTCTGGTCTCGCCACTTACTGGATTCGAAGAGGAAGCTTTGAGCGGGCGCGCGATGTGTTTGAGGAGGGCATCACTACAGTCATGACAGTTCGAGATTTCACTCTGATCTTCGAGGCATACACCGAATTCGAGGAATCTATCATCGGCGCCCTGATGGAAGTTGCATCTGGACGGGCTGAAAAGGGTGTCGAAGATGAGAATGCAGACTTCGAATTAGACATCCGGATGATGCGTTTCGAACAGCTGATGGACAGGCGTCCATTCCTCTTAAACGACGTCCTATTACGCCAAAACCCCAACAATGTACCTGAGTGGGAGAAGCGTGTCGCCCTCTGGGGCGATAACAAGAAAGAGGTTGCTCAGACATACACAGACGCCATTGCAGCCATTCAGCCAAAGCGAGCTGTGGGTGCTTTCCACCAACTATGGGCTAATTATGCCAAGTTCTATGAGCGTGGAGGTGATCTGAGGAACGCTCGGGTTATCATGGAAAAGGCTATCAAGGTCCCTTTTAAATCAGTAGCAGAACTCGCCGACATGTGGATTGAATGGGCAGAAATGGAACTACGGAACGAGAATTTCGATGATGCTGTTCGAATCATGGCCAAGGCAGTTCAAGCACCTAAGAGGTCCACCGTCGACTATTTCGATGAGACTCTGTCACCACAACAACGAGTCCACAAGAGTTGGAAACTATGGAGTTTTTACGTCGACCTCGTCGAAAGTGTATCAACTTTGGACGAAACTAAGAAGGTTTATGAGCGGATATTCGAGCTCCGCATCGCGACACCTCAAACAGTTGTCAACTACGCGAACTTGCTCGAGGAGCATAAATACTATGAAGAGTCGTTCAAGATATATGAGCGCGGTTTGGATCTCTTTAGTTACCCCGTCGCCTTCGAGCTTTGGAACCTCTATCTCACTAAAGCTGCTGATCGCAAGATTGGAATCGAACGTCTGCGAGATCTCTTTGAGCAAGCCGTGGAGGATTGCCCTCCCAaattcgcaaagacgatttACCTCATGTACGGCAATCTGGAGGAGGAGCGTGGCTTGGCACGACATGCCATGCGCATCTACGAGCGGGCCACAAGGGCTGTCGCGGACGAAGATCGAGCCGATATGTTTAACTTTTATATCACCAAATCTGCTTCCAACTTTGGCCTGACATCGACCCGGCCAATCTACGAGAGAGCCATCGCTGCTCTTCCAGATGCCGAAGCCAAGGACATGTGTCTCAAGTTCGCAGATATGGAGAAGAGATTGGGCGAAATCGACAGGGCTCGCGCCATCTATGGTCATGCATCGCAGTTCTGCGATCCTCGAACCAGTCCCGACTTCTGGACCAAGTGGGAACAGTTTGAGGTGCAGCACGGTAACGAAGACACTTTCAAGGAGATGCTGCGCATCAAGCGAAGTGTCCAAGCACAATACAACACCGATGTTAACTTCATTGCCTCTCAGGCTCTGGCAAGAAGCCAGCGTCAACCTGAGGGAGCGGAGGATGCTGAAATTACAGATGCCATGGCGGCATTGGAGAGGCAGTCAAGAGCACCTCAAGGATTTGTCGCGGCCAGTACGGGCCCAGTAGGAGGAAACCCAACGATGGTCGCCGCTCCATCCAATCCCGATGCTATTGAGattgatggtcttgatgatTGA
- the VMA8 gene encoding H(+)-transporting V1 sector ATPase subunit D (BUSCO:44188at5125) — protein MSGAQDREAVFPTRQSLGIMKAKLKGAETGHSLLKRKSEALTKRFREITKRIDEAKRKMGRVMQIAAFSLAEVTYAVGGDIGYQVQESAKSARFRVRTKQENVSGVLLPAFESYLTEGNNDFGLTGLGKGGQQVQRCRETYARAVEALVELASLQTAFVILDEVIKVVNRRVNAIEHVIIPRTENTIKYINSELDELDREEFYRLKKAWSNRPLSKVANKKQRDTAAADAEMKARREAEAAAQGGQTPQKNDDTHTDVLGENDDDDVIF, from the exons ATGTCGGGAGCTCAA GATCGCGAGGCTGTCTTCCCAACCCGGCAGTCGCTGGGTATCATGAAGGCTAAGCTCAAGGGCGCAGAAACAGGTCACAGTCTGTTGAAAAGAAAGAGTGAGGCCCTGACGAA ACGATTCCGAG AAATCACCAAACGAATCGATGAGGCGAAGAGAAAAATGGGAAGAGTAATGCAGATTGCAGCTTTCTCCTTGGCCGAGGTCACCTATGCCGTGGGTGGTGATATTGGCTACCAAGTACAAGAGTCTGCCAAGTCTGCTCGATTTCGAGTTCGCACAAAACAAGAAAACGTCTCGGGTGTTCTGCTTCCGGCGTTCGAAAGCTACCTTACCGAAGGTAACAACGATTTCGGCCTCACGGGTCTGGGTAAGGGTGGACAGCAGGTTCAACGCTGCAGAGAGACATATGCCCGCGCTGTAGAAGCTCTCGTTGAACTTGCTAGTCTACAGACTGCATTTGTGATCCTTGATGAGGTTATCAAAGTAGTGAATAGGCGCG TTAACGCGATCGAACATGTCATCATACCAAGAACCGAGAACACCATAAAGTACATCAACTCTGAACTAGACGAACTCGATCGTGAGGAATTTTACAGATTGAAGAAGGCATGGTCCAACCGTCCGCTAAGCAAG GTCGCAAACAAGAAACAGCGCGACACAGCTGCGGCAGACGCCGAGATGAAGGCGCGCCGAGAGGCAGAGGCTGCGGCGCAAGGCGGACAGACGCCTCAGAAGAACGATGATACTCATACAGACGTTCTTGGTGAgaatgacgacgacgacgtcATCTTTTAA
- the HHT1 gene encoding histone H3.1 (BUSCO:55303at5125), whose product MARTKQTARKSTGGKAPRKQLASKAARKSAPSTGGVKKPHRYKPGTVALREIRRYQKSTELLIRKLPFQRLVREIAQDFKSDLRFQSSAIGALQESVESYLVSLFEDTNLCAIHAKRVTIQSKDIQLARRLRGERN is encoded by the exons ATGGCTCGCACTAAGCAAACCGCCCGCAAGTCCACTGGTGGCAAGGCCCCTCGCAAGCAGCTCGCTTCCAAGGCTG CCCGCAAGTCCGCCCCCTCTACCGGTGGTGTCAAGAAGCCTCACCGCTACAAGCCCGGTACCGTCGCTCTCCGTGAGATTCGACGATACCAGAAGTCCACTGAGCTTCTCATCCGAAAGCTCCCCTTCCAGCGACTC GTCCGTGAGATTGCCCAGGACTTCAAGTCTGATCTCCGATTCCAGTCCTCCGCCATCGGTGCTCTCCAGGAGTCCGTCGAGTCTTACCTCGTCTCTCTCTTTGAGGACACCAACCTCTGTGCCATCCACGCCAAGCGTGTCACTATCCAGTCTAAGGACATCCAGCTCGCTCGTCGCCTCCGAGGTGAGCGCAACTAA
- a CDS encoding hypothetical protein (BUSCO:49758at5125), with the protein MASESQISTVYVQNLEERVKLETLVDALRTIFSEFGNVVDIVAKKNLRAKGQAFIVYDNAESAKEAIEEINGFDLFEKPMKLALARSRSDKTVELTGSQEELENHKRHRQAEKDKRKAEEEQRQSNKRASGAADNRPAKAAKSSGLKSTSAAAANSVLDEFLPPNKILFVQNLPEDYDIEALTSVFGRFEGFREVRLVPGRRGIAFVEYEAEQGAITAKENTAGLNLGDKPIKVTYQRQ; encoded by the exons ATGGCATCAGAATCGCAAATTTCCAC TGTCTACGTTCAGAATCTTGAAGAGCGCGTCAAGCTCGAAACGTTGGTGGATGCCTTGAGAACGATTTTCTCCGAGTTTGGCAATGTTGTCGACATTGTCGCGAAGAAGAACCTTCGCGCAAAAGGCCAGGCGTTCATCGTCTATGACAATGCCGAAAGCGCAAAGGAGGCCATTGAAGAGATCAATGGATTCGATCTCTTTGAAAAGCCCATGAAGCTTGCCTTGGCACGATCGCGAAGCGACAAGACTGTCGAACTTACAGGTAGCCAAGAAGAGCTTGAAAACCACAAGCGCCACCGACAGGCTGAAAAGG ACAAGCGCAAAGCCGAAGAAGAGCAGAGACAAAGCAACAAACGAGCTTCTGGTGCGGCCGACAACAGACCCGCGAAGGCTGCCAAGTCTTCAGGTCTCAAGTCTACCagcgcagcagcagcaaacaGTGTTCTCGACGAGTTCCTACCACCCAACAAAATTCTTTTCGTCCAGAATCTacccgaagattacgatATCGAGGCTTTGACCAGTGTGTTTGGACGCTTCGAAGGTTTCCGGGAAGTCAGACTGGTTCCTGGTCGTCGTGGCATTGCTTTTGTAGAATATGAGGCGGAACAGGGTGCTATAACTGCCAAAGAGAACACTGCTGGTCTGAACCTCGGCGACAAACCCATTAAGGTCACATACCAGCGACAATAG